Proteins from a single region of Streptomyces sp. HUAS 15-9:
- a CDS encoding CBS domain-containing protein has translation MTGSPHIVSDVMTHTVAAVGRGAGFKEIVRMMQDWKVSALPVLEGEGRVVGVVSEADLLPKEEFRDSDTDLLTQLHRLDDLAKAGAVTAGELMTAPALTVRANETLAQAARTMARAKVKRLPVVDELGMLQGVVSRADLLKVFLRDDEDIAEEVRREVVSYLFPVPASAVRVAVREGVVQLGGSVRDTSLVPVAARLIRAVEGVVDVKFDLTPPVGLPERRGAQRPTDGTPSHTKP, from the coding sequence ATGACAGGCAGCCCGCACATCGTCAGCGACGTGATGACCCACACCGTCGCCGCCGTCGGCCGCGGGGCAGGCTTCAAGGAGATCGTGCGGATGATGCAGGACTGGAAGGTCAGTGCCCTCCCCGTCCTGGAAGGTGAGGGCCGCGTCGTCGGTGTCGTCTCCGAGGCCGACCTGCTGCCCAAGGAGGAGTTCCGCGACAGCGACACGGACCTGCTCACCCAGTTGCACCGCCTGGACGATCTCGCGAAGGCGGGGGCCGTGACCGCGGGAGAGCTGATGACCGCTCCGGCCCTGACCGTGCGCGCGAACGAGACGCTCGCCCAGGCCGCGCGGACGATGGCCCGCGCCAAGGTCAAGCGGCTCCCCGTGGTCGACGAACTGGGCATGCTGCAGGGCGTCGTCAGCCGTGCCGACCTGCTGAAGGTGTTCCTGCGGGACGACGAGGACATCGCCGAGGAGGTGCGCCGGGAAGTGGTGTCCTATCTCTTCCCGGTGCCGGCGTCAGCCGTACGCGTCGCGGTGCGCGAGGGAGTCGTCCAGCTCGGTGGCAGTGTGCGGGACACATCGCTGGTCCCTGTGGCCGCGCGTCTGATCCGGGCCGTCGAGGGCGTGGTGGACGTGAAGTTCGACCTCACCCCACCGGTGGGCCTTCCGGAACGAAGAGGTGCCCAACGGCCCACTGACGGCACCCCGAGCCACACGAAACCCTGA
- a CDS encoding cyclic nucleotide-binding domain-containing protein yields MNAPPTPGMMRALPVEYRERLMRVARQVSFPQGTRLFEEGSRADRFWIIRTGTVDLDMRVPGRRAAVIETLGHDELVGWSWLFGPHSRHLGAEATSPVRAYEFDAVAVRSMCQDDPAFGFAVAQWVGDIVAHRLRSARTRLLDLYAPYGSGNVR; encoded by the coding sequence ATGAACGCTCCCCCTACACCCGGCATGATGCGCGCACTCCCCGTCGAGTACCGGGAACGGCTGATGCGCGTGGCCCGGCAGGTCTCGTTCCCGCAGGGTACCCGTCTCTTCGAGGAAGGGAGCCGAGCCGACCGGTTCTGGATCATCCGCACCGGCACCGTCGACCTCGACATGAGGGTGCCCGGCCGCCGTGCGGCCGTCATCGAGACCCTCGGCCACGACGAACTCGTCGGCTGGTCCTGGCTCTTCGGTCCGCACAGCCGGCACCTGGGTGCCGAGGCGACCAGCCCGGTGCGCGCCTACGAGTTCGACGCCGTCGCGGTCCGGTCGATGTGCCAGGACGACCCCGCGTTCGGCTTCGCCGTCGCCCAGTGGGTGGGTGACATCGTCGCCCACCGGCTGCGCTCGGCCCGCACCCGGCTGCTGGACCTGTACGCCCCTTACGGCAGCGGGAACGTTCGCTGA
- a CDS encoding CBS domain-containing protein gives MARTVGEVMTRDVVQAHRATPFKVVARLLDQHRISGLPVVDHDDKVIGVISESDLIRRQAIRPADGPAQQRHPHARDRSARRTVAATAGELMSTPAITVHPEQKVADAARVMERHGVERLPVVDEEDRLIGIATRRDLLRVFLRTDEEIRQEVLDDILTALSLPSHGVIVSVRDGMVTLEGRLEHRSDIPLTVRSTYRVDGVIGVVNSLTFRLDDTRPAAHQGSH, from the coding sequence ATGGCCCGCACAGTCGGCGAGGTGATGACCCGGGACGTCGTCCAAGCGCACCGGGCGACACCGTTCAAGGTCGTGGCACGGCTGCTCGACCAGCACCGGATCAGTGGGCTGCCCGTGGTGGATCACGACGACAAGGTCATCGGGGTGATCTCCGAGAGCGACCTGATCCGCCGCCAGGCGATCCGGCCCGCGGACGGCCCGGCACAGCAGAGGCACCCGCACGCGCGGGACCGCTCCGCCCGTCGCACCGTCGCCGCCACGGCGGGAGAACTGATGTCGACGCCCGCGATCACCGTGCATCCGGAACAGAAGGTCGCGGACGCCGCGCGTGTGATGGAACGCCACGGTGTCGAGCGGCTCCCCGTCGTGGACGAGGAGGACCGGCTCATCGGCATCGCTACCCGCCGCGACCTGCTCCGTGTCTTCCTGCGCACCGACGAGGAGATCCGCCAGGAGGTCCTCGACGACATCCTGACCGCGTTGTCCCTTCCGTCCCACGGCGTGATCGTCTCGGTCCGGGACGGCATGGTCACCCTGGAGGGCCGGCTCGAGCACCGCAGCGACATACCCCTGACGGTCCGGTCGACGTACCGGGTGGACGGGGTGATCGGCGTCGTCAACAGCCTGACCTTCCGCCTCGACGACACCCGCCCGGCCGCCCACCAGGGCAGTCACTGA
- the ppdK gene encoding pyruvate, phosphate dikinase, which produces MDRYVYAFTEGGRDMADLLGGKGANLAEMTRMGLPVPPGFTVSTEACRAFLATGAEPDGMSRAISGHLSLLEAGAGRVLGQPDDPLLLSVRSGARFSMPGMMETILDIGLNDESVHGLAKSSGNKRFAWDSYRRLVQMFGSTVMGVDAALFEKVMADFKLDRGAADDLGLDAADLAELVEAYKELIRRETGESFPQSPAEQLRRAVLAVFESWNGERARLYRRREHIPDDLGTAVNVQTMVFGNLGPDSGSGVAFTRDPATGRPGLYGDYLPNAQGEDVVAGIRNTVSLTELERLDPRSYGQLCDHMRTLEQHYRDLCDIEFTIERGRLWMLQTRVGKRTAEAAFAIAAELVDEGLITPDEALARVGGDGLARLMFPRFDTSAVGEALAHGLPASPGAAVGAAVFDSAEAVRRAAAGEKVVLVRQETTPDDLPGMIAAQAVLTSHGGKTSHAAVVARGMGKVCVCGAEGVGVDTRARRFTVGDTVVEEGTVISVDGSEGTVHLGAAPLVDSAVMRYFETGERSDGVVGAVARAMDRADGVRRLEVRANADTPEDAARARRFGAQGIGLCRTEHMFLGERRKLVEEMILARTDAERERALEALLPLQRQDFTGILEAMDGLPVTIRLIDPPLHEFLPDRTDLAVHVAAAEARGDVPVPRDVELLDAVNRMHEENPMLGLRGVRLGLVVPGLVAMQVRAIAEAVVDRVRAGGSPEAEIMVPLVGAVEELRIEREEVERVLAEVSEEAGVPVHCPVGTMIELPRAALTAGRIAEEAEFFSFGTNDLTQTTWGFSRDDVEAAFFSAYLDKGIFSASPFETLDRTGVGRLIRIAVTEGRAARPGLKIGVCGEHGGDPDSVHLFHDADLDYVSCSPFRVPVARLEAGRAALTGTETSDSR; this is translated from the coding sequence ATGGACCGCTACGTGTACGCGTTCACCGAGGGCGGCCGCGACATGGCCGACCTGCTCGGCGGCAAGGGAGCCAACCTGGCCGAGATGACCCGGATGGGCCTGCCCGTACCGCCCGGGTTCACCGTCTCCACGGAAGCCTGTCGCGCCTTCCTCGCCACCGGCGCCGAACCCGACGGAATGTCCCGCGCGATCTCCGGGCACCTGTCGCTCCTGGAGGCCGGTGCGGGGCGGGTGCTGGGGCAGCCCGACGACCCGCTGCTGCTGTCCGTGCGCTCCGGCGCACGGTTCTCCATGCCCGGCATGATGGAGACGATCCTGGACATCGGCCTCAACGACGAATCTGTGCACGGCCTGGCCAAGTCCTCCGGGAACAAGCGTTTCGCCTGGGACTCCTACCGCCGCCTCGTGCAGATGTTCGGCAGCACCGTCATGGGGGTCGACGCCGCGCTGTTCGAGAAGGTCATGGCCGACTTCAAGCTGGACCGCGGCGCCGCGGACGACCTGGGCCTGGACGCGGCCGATCTGGCCGAGCTCGTCGAGGCGTACAAGGAGCTGATCCGGCGCGAGACCGGTGAGTCCTTCCCGCAGTCCCCCGCCGAACAACTGCGGCGCGCGGTCCTCGCCGTCTTCGAGTCGTGGAACGGCGAGCGCGCCCGTCTCTACCGCCGCCGCGAGCACATCCCCGACGATCTGGGCACCGCCGTCAACGTACAGACCATGGTCTTCGGCAACCTCGGCCCCGACTCCGGCAGCGGCGTCGCCTTCACCCGCGACCCGGCGACGGGACGGCCCGGACTGTACGGCGACTATCTGCCGAACGCGCAGGGCGAGGACGTCGTCGCCGGGATCCGCAACACCGTGTCCCTGACCGAACTGGAGCGGCTGGATCCACGGTCGTACGGGCAGCTGTGCGACCACATGCGGACCCTGGAGCAGCACTACCGGGATCTGTGCGACATCGAGTTCACCATCGAGCGCGGCCGGCTGTGGATGCTGCAGACCCGGGTCGGCAAGCGCACCGCGGAGGCCGCGTTCGCCATCGCCGCCGAGCTCGTCGACGAGGGCCTGATCACCCCCGACGAGGCCCTGGCCCGCGTCGGCGGCGACGGCCTCGCGCGTCTCATGTTCCCCCGGTTCGACACCTCGGCCGTCGGCGAGGCGCTCGCGCACGGCCTGCCGGCCTCGCCGGGCGCGGCCGTCGGCGCCGCGGTCTTCGACTCCGCCGAAGCCGTCCGGCGGGCCGCCGCGGGCGAGAAGGTCGTGCTCGTACGCCAGGAGACCACACCCGACGATCTGCCGGGCATGATCGCCGCACAGGCCGTACTGACCAGCCACGGCGGCAAGACCAGCCACGCCGCGGTCGTCGCGCGTGGCATGGGCAAGGTCTGCGTCTGCGGTGCCGAAGGGGTCGGCGTGGACACCCGGGCCCGCCGGTTCACGGTGGGCGACACCGTCGTCGAGGAGGGCACGGTGATCTCCGTCGACGGCTCCGAGGGCACCGTCCATCTGGGCGCCGCTCCGCTGGTCGACTCCGCGGTGATGCGGTACTTCGAGACGGGCGAGCGGTCGGACGGGGTGGTCGGGGCCGTGGCCCGCGCCATGGACCGGGCCGACGGCGTACGGCGGCTGGAAGTACGGGCCAACGCCGACACCCCGGAAGACGCCGCCCGGGCCCGCCGGTTCGGTGCGCAGGGCATCGGACTGTGCCGCACCGAGCACATGTTCCTCGGCGAGCGGCGCAAGCTGGTCGAGGAGATGATCCTGGCCCGGACGGACGCCGAGCGCGAACGGGCGCTGGAGGCCCTGTTGCCGCTCCAGCGGCAGGACTTCACCGGCATCCTGGAGGCGATGGACGGCCTGCCGGTCACCATCAGGCTCATCGACCCGCCGCTGCACGAGTTCCTGCCCGACCGCACGGACCTCGCCGTGCACGTCGCCGCCGCCGAGGCCCGTGGCGACGTTCCCGTGCCGCGCGACGTCGAGCTGCTGGACGCCGTTAACCGTATGCACGAGGAGAACCCGATGCTGGGCCTGCGCGGGGTGCGTCTGGGCCTGGTCGTCCCCGGGCTGGTCGCCATGCAGGTGCGGGCCATCGCCGAAGCGGTCGTGGATCGGGTGCGGGCCGGTGGCTCTCCCGAGGCGGAGATCATGGTGCCGCTCGTCGGCGCCGTGGAGGAGCTGCGCATCGAGCGGGAAGAGGTGGAACGGGTACTCGCCGAGGTCTCCGAAGAGGCCGGCGTCCCCGTGCACTGCCCCGTCGGCACCATGATCGAACTGCCGCGGGCCGCGCTGACCGCGGGCCGGATCGCCGAGGAGGCGGAGTTCTTCTCCTTCGGCACCAACGATCTCACCCAGACCACCTGGGGCTTCTCCCGCGACGACGTCGAGGCGGCGTTCTTCTCGGCCTATCTCGACAAGGGCATCTTCTCCGCCTCACCGTTCGAGACGCTGGACCGCACGGGCGTGGGCCGGCTGATCCGGATCGCCGTGACCGAAGGCCGTGCGGCACGGCCCGGCCTGAAGATCGGCGTCTGCGGTGAGCACGGCGGGGATCCGGACTCCGTCCACTTGTTCCACGACGCGGACCTCGACTACGTCTCCTGCTCGCCCTTCCGGGTCCCGGTCGCACGTCTGGAGGCCGGGCGGGCCGCGCTCACCGGGACGGAGACGAGCGACAGCAGGTGA
- the adhP gene encoding alcohol dehydrogenase AdhP gives MKAAVVKSFGEPLVIEERPDPRPGPGQVRIRLEASGLCHTDIHAAHGDWPVKPTLPFVPGHEGVGIVEALGKGVTHLDIGRRVAVPWLGWACGRCEHCLSGWETLCERQQNTGYSVDGGYAEKMLAPADFAAPVPDGVDPRDAAPLTCAGVTTYKALKVAGVRPAQLVAISGVGGLGHLAVQYAKIAGATVAAIDVTDDKLALARELGADILIDARTEDPAEVLKRHGGAHAAIALAVAEQAFTAVYGGLRRGGKLVMVALPAGGTVRVPIFDTVLNGTSVIGSIVGTRQDLDEVFRLHAAGRTKVIYETRRLETVNESIAEVLDGRVTARIVFEM, from the coding sequence ATGAAGGCAGCAGTCGTCAAGTCCTTCGGCGAGCCGCTGGTGATCGAGGAGCGCCCCGACCCGCGGCCCGGTCCGGGCCAGGTCCGCATCCGTCTCGAGGCATCGGGACTGTGCCACACCGACATCCACGCCGCCCACGGCGACTGGCCCGTCAAGCCCACCCTGCCGTTCGTCCCCGGACACGAGGGCGTCGGCATCGTCGAGGCGCTCGGGAAGGGAGTGACCCACCTGGACATCGGCCGGCGGGTGGCCGTGCCCTGGCTGGGCTGGGCGTGCGGTCGGTGCGAGCACTGTCTGTCCGGCTGGGAGACGCTGTGCGAGCGACAGCAGAACACCGGCTACAGCGTCGACGGCGGCTACGCCGAGAAGATGCTCGCGCCGGCCGACTTCGCCGCCCCGGTCCCCGACGGCGTCGACCCGCGCGACGCCGCCCCGCTGACCTGCGCCGGCGTCACCACGTACAAGGCACTGAAGGTCGCCGGGGTCCGCCCGGCGCAGCTGGTGGCGATCTCCGGCGTCGGCGGGCTCGGTCACCTAGCCGTGCAGTACGCGAAGATCGCCGGAGCCACCGTCGCCGCGATCGACGTCACCGACGACAAGCTGGCCCTCGCCCGCGAGCTCGGCGCGGACATCCTCATCGACGCCCGCACGGAGGACCCGGCCGAGGTGCTCAAGCGGCACGGCGGCGCCCACGCGGCCATTGCGCTGGCGGTCGCCGAGCAGGCCTTCACGGCCGTCTACGGCGGTCTGCGGCGCGGCGGCAAGCTGGTCATGGTCGCCCTGCCCGCCGGTGGCACCGTCCGGGTGCCGATCTTCGACACCGTTCTGAACGGCACCTCCGTCATCGGCTCCATCGTCGGCACCCGCCAGGACCTGGACGAGGTGTTCCGGCTGCACGCGGCCGGACGCACCAAGGTCATCTACGAGACCCGGCGCCTGGAGACCGTCAACGAGTCGATCGCCGAGGTCCTCGACGGGCGGGTCACGGCACGCATCGTCTTCGAGATGTGA
- a CDS encoding response regulator: MADSERPGPDNPIRVFLLDDHEVVRRGVHDLLNDHPDITVVGEAGTVEQALTRVPALRPDVAVLDVRLPDGDGVTVCRELRSQMPDLACLMLTSFDDEEALLDSIMAGASGYVLKQIQGSDLVSAVRTVAAGQSLLDASATSRLMARLRGAKEREEEPDAFPGLTDREREILALIGEGLTNRQIGQRLYLAEKTVKNHISRLLAKLGVERRIQAAVIATQAQDRLKQAGN; this comes from the coding sequence ATGGCGGACAGTGAGCGACCCGGTCCCGACAACCCCATCCGGGTCTTCCTGCTGGACGACCACGAGGTGGTACGGCGCGGGGTGCACGACCTGCTGAACGACCATCCGGACATCACCGTGGTCGGTGAGGCCGGGACGGTGGAGCAGGCACTGACGCGCGTCCCCGCGTTGCGTCCGGACGTGGCGGTGCTCGATGTGCGCCTGCCGGACGGCGACGGTGTGACCGTGTGCCGCGAACTGCGTTCACAGATGCCGGATCTGGCCTGCCTGATGCTGACCTCGTTCGACGACGAGGAGGCCCTGCTCGACTCGATCATGGCGGGCGCGTCCGGATACGTCCTCAAGCAGATCCAGGGCTCGGACCTGGTGTCCGCCGTGCGAACGGTCGCCGCCGGCCAGTCCCTGCTGGACGCGAGTGCCACCTCCCGGCTGATGGCCCGGCTGCGCGGCGCCAAGGAGCGGGAGGAGGAGCCGGACGCCTTCCCGGGCCTGACCGACCGCGAGCGCGAGATCCTCGCCCTGATCGGGGAGGGGCTGACCAACCGCCAGATAGGCCAGCGGCTGTACCTCGCCGAGAAGACGGTGAAGAACCACATCTCGCGCCTGCTGGCCAAGCTCGGTGTGGAGCGGCGCATCCAGGCCGCGGTCATCGCCACCCAGGCCCAGGACCGGCTCAAGCAAGCCGGGAACTGA
- a CDS encoding pyridoxamine 5'-phosphate oxidase family protein, with translation MFQDDAFRALDRPECLRLLGKVPIGRVVYTRKALPAVLPVNFSVDADSAVVLFTSSGSDLVRAIDGVVVAFEVDDFRAETQSGWSVVVTGRAGIVTDPAEHERLSRTGPRSWMPVRDGVFVRIESEIVTGRELHGAVEAR, from the coding sequence ATGTTCCAAGACGACGCCTTTCGCGCACTCGACCGGCCGGAATGCCTGCGCCTGCTCGGCAAGGTGCCGATCGGCCGTGTGGTGTACACCCGCAAGGCGCTGCCCGCGGTCCTGCCGGTGAACTTCTCCGTGGACGCGGACTCGGCCGTGGTGCTGTTCACGTCGTCGGGCTCCGACCTCGTCCGGGCGATCGACGGTGTCGTGGTCGCGTTCGAGGTGGACGACTTCCGGGCGGAGACCCAGTCGGGCTGGAGCGTGGTGGTCACCGGCCGGGCCGGCATCGTGACCGACCCGGCCGAGCACGAGCGCCTGTCACGCACCGGTCCCCGCTCCTGGATGCCGGTACGCGATGGCGTCTTCGTACGGATCGAGTCCGAGATCGTCACCGGACGCGAGCTCCATGGGGCGGTCGAGGCGCGCTGA
- a CDS encoding sensor histidine kinase — protein sequence MAESPADERRSRPAAPQLRLDELLEGLQAQVEQVRATRDRVHTLLDAVLAIGSDLDLDVVLRRITESAVSVVDARYGALGVLGEEDRIKQFITVGMDEDTIGAIGSYPHGQGILGLLIREPEPLRLAELGRHPDSVGFPAGHPPMTTFLGAPVRVRDQVFGNLYLTDKRGGAEFDDDDEAVLRTLAAAAGVAIDNARLYEDSRRREQWLTASSELTRSLLSGTDPVQVLHQVASTVRALAEADLVTLAVPLDGGELVIEAADGECAERVRGLVLPTTTLAAKVYQSNERITSDALSQEAQAGGGSAAQIDLGPGFLLPLGGGEHVRGVLQVANLPGGGEFSDATMTMISGFADQAALALEVADHRREAEHLLVLSDRDRIARDLHDLAIQRLFASGLTLNSVLGLLSDRPKVAERVQRVVDDLDDTIKTVRGTIYALRERDRTGGRGGLRAQLLAETDQAAAVLGFTPALRMTGLLDTDVPAGHAEQLLAVLRETLSNAARHAHATAVEVTAETDGRRLCLRVADNGRGLDPTVTRRSGLDNLSQRADALGGGFTLTPNEPAGTVAEWTVPLPAQ from the coding sequence ATGGCTGAGAGTCCGGCCGACGAGCGCAGGAGCCGTCCGGCGGCGCCTCAATTGCGGCTGGATGAGCTGCTGGAGGGGCTGCAGGCGCAGGTCGAGCAGGTGCGTGCGACCCGTGACCGTGTGCACACGCTGCTGGACGCGGTGCTCGCCATCGGCTCCGATCTGGATCTCGACGTCGTGCTGCGGCGCATCACCGAGTCCGCGGTGAGCGTGGTGGACGCGCGGTACGGGGCACTCGGGGTGCTGGGTGAGGAAGACCGGATCAAGCAGTTCATCACGGTCGGCATGGACGAGGACACCATCGGTGCGATCGGCAGCTACCCCCATGGCCAGGGCATCCTGGGGCTGCTGATCCGGGAGCCGGAGCCGTTGCGGCTGGCCGAGCTGGGCCGGCATCCCGACTCGGTGGGCTTCCCGGCGGGCCACCCGCCGATGACCACGTTCCTCGGGGCACCGGTGCGGGTCCGCGACCAGGTGTTCGGAAACCTGTATCTGACCGACAAGCGCGGTGGCGCGGAGTTCGACGACGATGACGAGGCGGTGCTGCGCACGCTCGCGGCCGCGGCGGGTGTGGCGATCGACAACGCACGGCTGTACGAGGACAGCCGCCGCAGGGAGCAGTGGCTGACCGCGAGCAGCGAACTGACCCGCAGTCTCCTGTCCGGCACCGATCCGGTCCAGGTGCTGCACCAGGTCGCGTCGACCGTCCGAGCTCTCGCGGAGGCGGATCTGGTCACGCTGGCGGTGCCGCTCGACGGCGGCGAGCTGGTGATCGAGGCTGCCGACGGAGAGTGTGCCGAGCGGGTGCGCGGGCTGGTACTGCCCACCACCACGCTGGCCGCGAAGGTCTATCAGTCCAATGAACGGATCACCAGCGACGCACTGTCCCAGGAGGCGCAGGCGGGGGGCGGATCAGCGGCACAGATCGACCTCGGGCCGGGCTTCCTGCTCCCGCTCGGCGGGGGCGAGCATGTGCGCGGGGTGCTGCAGGTCGCCAATCTGCCGGGCGGCGGCGAGTTCTCCGACGCCACCATGACCATGATCAGTGGCTTTGCCGATCAGGCCGCGCTGGCTCTGGAGGTCGCCGACCACCGGCGCGAGGCCGAGCACCTGCTGGTCCTGTCCGATCGTGACCGCATCGCCCGCGACCTGCACGACCTGGCCATCCAGCGGCTCTTCGCCTCCGGGCTGACCCTGAACTCGGTGCTCGGACTGCTCTCCGACCGGCCCAAGGTGGCCGAACGCGTGCAACGGGTGGTCGACGACCTCGACGACACCATCAAGACGGTACGGGGCACCATCTACGCGCTGCGCGAGCGGGACCGGACCGGCGGGCGGGGCGGGCTGCGCGCACAGCTGCTGGCCGAGACCGACCAGGCCGCCGCCGTTCTCGGCTTCACCCCGGCCCTGCGCATGACCGGGCTGCTCGACACCGACGTGCCCGCCGGCCATGCCGAGCAGCTTCTGGCTGTACTGCGGGAGACCCTGTCGAACGCCGCCCGGCACGCGCACGCCACCGCGGTCGAGGTCACCGCCGAGACGGACGGGCGGCGACTGTGCCTGCGCGTCGCCGACAACGGCCGGGGACTCGACCCCACCGTCACCCGCCGTAGCGGCCTGGACAACCTCAGCCAGCGCGCCGACGCCCTCGGCGGCGGCTTCACCCTCACACCGAACGAACCCGCCGGCACCGTCGCGGAATGGACGGTGCCGCTGCCCGCGCAGTAG
- a CDS encoding DoxX family membrane protein: MAVHEHPHRSPGFHLPSFRRNRTASEPTVSVDTDTHTARAYALASLRLLTGFVFLWAFLDKTFGLGYATQSGKGWIDGGSPTKGFLGSVAAGPMESTFHSWAGDTWADWLFMLGLLGIGLALIAGVALRIAAVAGTAMMALMWIAEWPPAKHLSDGSPSMSPNPFVDYHLIYAIVLIALAAVAAGNTLGAGRLWARLPIVRDHGWLR; this comes from the coding sequence ATGGCCGTGCACGAACACCCTCACCGGAGCCCCGGCTTCCACCTGCCGTCCTTCCGCAGGAACCGCACCGCCTCCGAGCCCACCGTGTCGGTGGACACCGACACCCACACCGCGCGGGCCTACGCCCTCGCCTCCCTGCGTCTGCTCACCGGGTTCGTCTTCCTGTGGGCGTTCCTCGACAAGACCTTCGGCCTCGGCTACGCCACCCAGTCCGGCAAGGGCTGGATCGACGGCGGCTCGCCGACGAAGGGCTTCCTCGGTTCCGTCGCCGCCGGGCCGATGGAGTCCACCTTCCACTCCTGGGCCGGCGACACCTGGGCGGACTGGCTGTTCATGCTCGGCCTGCTAGGCATCGGCCTGGCGCTGATCGCGGGCGTCGCGCTGCGCATCGCCGCCGTCGCGGGCACCGCGATGATGGCGCTGATGTGGATCGCCGAGTGGCCACCCGCCAAGCACCTGTCGGACGGCTCACCGAGCATGTCCCCCAACCCGTTCGTCGACTACCACCTCATCTACGCCATCGTCCTGATCGCCCTGGCCGCCGTCGCCGCGGGCAACACCCTCGGCGCGGGCCGGCTCTGGGCCAGGCTGCCCATCGTCCGCGACCACGGCTGGCTGCGCTGA
- a CDS encoding universal stress protein, which translates to MSRPSDRRPIVVGVDPEPAKRMVLAWAADEAARRHVPLRLVHAEGVPTRGYRRREPPPSWEEWNESLHEAGERALKAAVTFVEARQPRLEVDWLLAEGDPAWILQEQSREATAVVLGSRHLTRAKEVFGGASVALPVVAHAHCPVVVVPEPEHITQQPAYFVVGVDGSARSTAAVDFAFEEAALHGAALRALYVWQPGPLRVFDEQAEQQEHRRVLSEIVAGRKERYPEVELHHELVVGHPVQVLTEQSTHALGLVVGSRGHGGFAGMVLGSVSQGVLHYAHCPVVVVPDTPREA; encoded by the coding sequence ATGTCCCGACCGAGTGATCGCCGACCGATCGTGGTGGGTGTGGACCCCGAGCCCGCCAAGCGGATGGTGCTGGCCTGGGCGGCCGACGAGGCCGCACGGCGCCACGTGCCCCTGCGTCTGGTGCACGCCGAGGGCGTGCCGACCAGGGGCTACCGGAGGCGGGAGCCCCCGCCGTCCTGGGAGGAATGGAACGAGTCGCTGCACGAGGCGGGCGAACGGGCGCTCAAGGCCGCGGTGACCTTCGTGGAGGCCCGGCAGCCACGGCTCGAGGTGGACTGGCTGCTGGCCGAGGGGGACCCGGCCTGGATCCTGCAGGAGCAGAGCCGCGAAGCCACGGCCGTCGTGCTCGGGTCGCGGCATCTGACCCGCGCGAAGGAGGTGTTCGGCGGGGCCTCGGTGGCCCTGCCGGTCGTGGCCCACGCCCACTGTCCCGTGGTCGTCGTGCCGGAGCCGGAGCACATCACCCAGCAGCCCGCGTACTTCGTGGTGGGCGTCGACGGCAGCGCGCGTTCCACCGCCGCGGTCGACTTCGCCTTCGAGGAGGCGGCCCTGCACGGCGCCGCGCTGCGGGCCCTGTACGTGTGGCAGCCGGGTCCGCTCCGCGTCTTCGACGAGCAGGCGGAGCAGCAGGAGCACCGGAGGGTGCTTTCCGAGATCGTGGCAGGGCGTAAGGAGCGGTATCCGGAGGTGGAGCTGCACCACGAGCTGGTCGTCGGTCATCCCGTGCAGGTGCTGACCGAGCAGTCCACCCATGCGCTGGGACTTGTGGTGGGGAGCCGTGGTCACGGAGGCTTCGCCGGCATGGTGCTGGGCTCGGTGAGTCAGGGCGTACTGCACTATGCGCACTGCCCTGTCGTCGTCGTCCCGGACACGCCGCGCGAAGCATGA